The following coding sequences lie in one Candidatus Diapherotrites archaeon genomic window:
- a CDS encoding phenylalanine--tRNA ligase subunit alpha, whose amino-acid sequence MTLEKVLSELSEIERKALKALSEAKKELNAEDLAKRAGMDIDSARRSMQWLKQKNLAETRTEKKEFILLGEEGLKALREGLPEKKLAKELNARDWKAIEEIKSLGKDELNISLGQAKRKQWIEVKKEGTLKLKLTQKGFNALKEEIPEEKLLKKISNKELPLEQFNAEEKNVLKEFQQRKDFIRIKEKKTGSASITEQGMKGINLMQEKGLKIQAQDDVKVIERHYNIQEPVPEIFPGKKQPYLKFLDEMKRKLIELGFKEMPSPLIVQEFYNFDVLFQPQNHPARDWTQTYQLKRPQFGLLPDKKIVEKMKAAHENGGISKSRGWQYNWSERIASRLMPCAHGTAHSARQLVKGVELPGKYFSIARCFRPDVVDATHLIEFNQLEGFIVDSTVTFRHLLGMLKEFAEEIAGAEKIKFIPDYYPFTEPSVQLNALHPEMGWIEFGGAGIFRPEITENLGIKGRALAWGIGADRLAMFKLGINDARDLFSYNLDWLKRQKVMVE is encoded by the coding sequence ATGACCTTGGAGAAGGTGTTAAGTGAATTAAGCGAAATCGAGAGAAAGGCATTAAAGGCATTGAGCGAGGCAAAAAAGGAATTGAACGCAGAGGATCTGGCTAAAAGAGCAGGCATGGATATTGACAGCGCGAGAAGGTCAATGCAGTGGCTCAAGCAGAAGAACCTGGCTGAAACAAGAACAGAAAAAAAGGAATTTATTCTTTTAGGCGAAGAAGGATTAAAGGCATTGAGGGAAGGCCTCCCGGAAAAAAAGCTGGCCAAGGAATTGAATGCAAGGGACTGGAAGGCAATAGAAGAAATAAAATCCCTGGGAAAAGATGAATTAAACATTTCTTTAGGACAGGCAAAAAGAAAGCAATGGATCGAAGTAAAAAAGGAAGGCACATTAAAATTAAAATTGACGCAGAAAGGATTTAATGCGCTTAAAGAAGAAATCCCGGAAGAAAAACTGCTCAAGAAAATTTCTAACAAAGAATTACCCTTGGAACAATTTAATGCAGAAGAAAAAAATGTTCTGAAGGAGTTCCAGCAGAGAAAAGACTTTATCAGAATAAAAGAGAAAAAAACCGGATCTGCTTCAATTACAGAACAAGGAATGAAAGGAATAAATTTAATGCAAGAAAAAGGATTAAAAATTCAAGCACAAGATGATGTAAAAGTAATAGAAAGACATTACAATATCCAGGAGCCTGTGCCTGAGATCTTTCCGGGAAAAAAGCAGCCTTACCTTAAGTTTTTGGATGAAATGAAAAGAAAATTGATTGAATTAGGCTTCAAGGAAATGCCTTCGCCTTTGATTGTGCAGGAATTCTATAACTTTGATGTATTGTTTCAGCCTCAAAACCATCCTGCAAGGGACTGGACGCAGACATACCAGCTTAAAAGGCCCCAGTTCGGATTGCTTCCGGACAAAAAGATTGTGGAAAAAATGAAGGCAGCCCACGAGAATGGAGGCATTTCAAAGAGTAGGGGCTGGCAATACAATTGGAGTGAGAGGATTGCTTCAAGGCTTATGCCCTGCGCCCACGGCACAGCGCACAGCGCAAGGCAGCTGGTGAAGGGGGTTGAACTGCCAGGAAAATATTTTTCTATTGCGCGATGTTTCAGGCCTGACGTGGTTGATGCAACGCACTTAATTGAATTCAACCAGCTGGAAGGCTTCATTGTTGATTCTACTGTCACCTTCAGGCACCTGCTTGGAATGCTCAAAGAATTCGCTGAAGAGATTGCAGGCGCAGAAAAAATAAAATTCATTCCTGATTACTATCCTTTCACAGAACCCTCGGTTCAGTTGAATGCCCTTCACCCTGAAATGGGCTGGATTGAATTTGGCGGGGCAGGAATCTTCAGGCCGGAAATTACAGAAAACCTTGGAATTAAAGGAAGGGCGCTGGCATGGGGCATTGGGGCCGACAGGCTCGCCATGTTCAAGCTAGGAATAAACGATGCAAGAGACCTCTTCTCCTATAACCTGGACTGGCTGAAAAGGCAAAAGGTGATGGTGGAATAA
- the pheT gene encoding phenylalanine--tRNA ligase subunit beta, with product MPTIEISLKDFNSVMKKNFSLKELGEALLYVKGEINAVSEDKDKIKVDLKDTNRPDLWSTEGIARELKAQYGIEKGLPSYNVKPSGRKAFVDSALEGIRPKAAYAIVKGVKVNDFMLAQLIQLQEKICESFGRKRKEIAIGVFDLDKVKGNVKYFAAEPSLEFIPLGSNERMSLREILLKHPKGKEFGHLIENFAKFPLLVDSGNEVLSMPPIINSEGSGKVTEETRNLFVDVTGFNQKLVEIALKIMCLALADRGGKIESIKIVYEGKKQKIVTPKFGAEKISFALGEIEKILGQEFKEKEILSLLEKKRMKGKIKGKSIKVFCPDYRADILHSIDVIEDIAIAFDFNKFIPEKVLLPTRGSGLSESGKFEALRELCVGLGMQEILSFHLTSRDIQEHKMNLKELNFIELSNPVSSSFSVFRLSLIPEALNFLGRNKHCPFPQRIFELGRAVELNEKTETRVKEPFKLCLAFSHSKSNFNEMKSVLEAIAKNLSFNYELKEAIHPSLTEGRVAEILVEKKMKGLIGEVNQKTLNNFGLEANTTVMELEL from the coding sequence ATGCCTACAATTGAAATTTCATTGAAAGACTTCAATTCCGTGATGAAGAAAAATTTCAGCTTGAAGGAGTTGGGGGAAGCATTGCTTTACGTGAAAGGCGAAATTAATGCAGTGAGCGAAGACAAAGACAAAATTAAAGTAGATTTAAAGGACACCAACAGGCCTGATTTATGGAGCACAGAAGGGATTGCAAGGGAACTCAAGGCACAGTATGGAATAGAGAAAGGCCTTCCTTCGTATAACGTGAAGCCGTCCGGGAGAAAGGCTTTTGTTGATTCTGCTTTGGAAGGCATTAGGCCTAAAGCAGCTTATGCTATAGTAAAGGGAGTGAAGGTGAATGATTTCATGCTGGCCCAATTGATTCAGTTGCAGGAGAAAATCTGCGAGAGCTTCGGGAGGAAAAGGAAAGAGATTGCAATTGGAGTATTTGACTTGGATAAAGTGAAAGGCAACGTGAAATACTTTGCAGCTGAACCTTCTCTTGAATTCATTCCTTTGGGCTCCAATGAAAGAATGAGCTTGAGGGAAATCCTCTTGAAGCACCCGAAAGGAAAAGAGTTTGGGCACTTAATAGAGAACTTCGCCAAATTCCCTTTGCTTGTGGATTCAGGGAACGAAGTTCTTTCAATGCCCCCTATAATTAACTCTGAGGGCTCAGGAAAAGTGACAGAAGAAACAAGGAATCTGTTTGTTGATGTCACAGGCTTTAACCAAAAGCTGGTGGAAATTGCATTGAAGATAATGTGCTTGGCCTTGGCTGACAGGGGGGGCAAAATTGAATCAATCAAAATTGTTTATGAGGGAAAAAAACAAAAGATTGTCACTCCAAAATTCGGTGCAGAAAAGATTTCTTTTGCCCTAGGTGAAATAGAAAAAATTTTAGGGCAGGAATTCAAGGAGAAAGAAATCCTTTCATTGCTTGAAAAAAAGAGAATGAAAGGAAAAATAAAGGGGAAGAGCATTAAAGTTTTTTGCCCTGATTACAGGGCTGACATCCTGCATTCAATTGATGTAATTGAAGACATTGCAATTGCATTTGACTTCAATAAATTCATTCCAGAAAAAGTTCTTCTTCCAACAAGAGGCTCAGGGCTTTCAGAAAGCGGGAAGTTCGAGGCTTTAAGGGAATTATGCGTTGGGCTTGGAATGCAGGAGATTCTTTCATTCCATTTGACTTCAAGGGATATACAGGAACACAAAATGAATTTGAAAGAATTGAATTTCATTGAATTAAGCAATCCTGTATCCTCTTCTTTCAGCGTCTTCAGGCTGAGCCTGATTCCTGAGGCACTGAATTTTTTGGGCAGAAACAAGCACTGCCCTTTCCCGCAGAGAATCTTTGAATTGGGGAGGGCAGTTGAATTGAATGAAAAGACTGAGACCCGGGTAAAGGAGCCATTCAAATTGTGCCTTGCTTTCTCTCACTCCAAATCCAATTTCAATGAAATGAAGTCTGTGCTGGAAGCAATAGCAAAGAATCTTTCATTCAATTACGAGTTAAAGGAGGCAATTCACCCTTCATTAACTGAAGGCAGGGTAGCAGAAATCCTTGTAGAGAAAAAAATGAAGGGGCTCATTGGAGAAGTAAACCAGAAGACCCTGAACAACTTCGGCTTGGAAGCCAATACAACAGTAATGGAACTGGAGTTATAA
- a CDS encoding Ig-like domain-containing protein: MKVDKLQEALIAIIIGIIVVAAGATFIVMQPTGKAPTGPPPECDCVITSCNTSVPEIAPSSTNDLVTVSWSFNSGDRTELQRSLNGSTWNTIYQDDNPTQTDHQYSDISVSNGTKYYYRAVNYGHAVECMCGRGADCSLTSGTVNVTPVAPPEKPTVSPGNAQVSVSWNSVQGAINYKIQRNGTDLSNTITGTTFTDTGLTNGLSYYYAVKACSSTGCSEPSVQSDTVVPSAGNQPPSLNTFGPYALNLQKFSNVLIKGTATDSDGTIASIDWTSSDCTILSPMKQGIGTATANIAATAQCTQLGIKTAALTATDNAGATNSAQAQIDVFNLKVNSASTNKTSYQGGETITFNASWISSYVPANVYFCKSATINSTPPYCTDLAWCSIPVLDSSTNSGSCNYNSSNSDTGTKNYYPIIINSKGYIDSAYPSGSFTVIQSNDTQAPTVTITSPQNNSTVSGTVTVNADASDNLGVSKVEFYIDDDNIPKLTDTTAPYSYQWDTTTYSNAPHTIKVKAYDAADNNASASIAVTVSNNLPQPPAVPAGLAGAIGDTNAILSWIAVSGANSYTLGWNTNNSSSYIDINNITANSYVHRNLNNETTYYYAVKACNANGCSAFSSPNVSVKPMACTRKGDVTHDNTINCTDLQWLSEMYAGSPRRQADMCGDMDNSGLISTIDLIKLSHDYNLQYCGDTLPPIISITRPVNYDTVTGTVDINATVTDVGTITKAELYIDDLLKSTDTTAPYGWSWNTVDSSDGTHTIKVKAYDAAGNNDFNSIIVTVNNEGYGPPKIKSFNCTASNQSVTLSWTATGSPTIYYTLSRGLSAGSYTAISNATNITLTQYLDSGLSNGTTYYYKLKATNNYNGSSSSESTCSATPQARVCGNGVIETGEQCEADSDCHQPTHKCDTVNRKYGTRDVYCSSCSCIAEDWSWNSSTSSGSDYCTECATCGDDQCNCNESKSSCPADCGGTTTDTIPPAKPSGLEAQAGNSKVELSWNANSESDLSKYIVYYGTSSGSYGTDIIETTGNSATVYELQNGTTYYFSVRAVDSSGNKSTYSDEVSSTPQASISNVNPPSNVKASFSEGKVKLQWNEASPAPDSYEIYKKLSTEGSYKKISSTGNTSYYDSDVTPGKTYNYKIKSVKDGIKSDYSAKASITIPGALECNPAKDDYCDTACARGKDPDCSPCVKNGECEKDFNESFSNCPEDCKEGVDIASPEMGIGAGIVAVAVVIAIAFFKLIPGT, from the coding sequence TTGAAGGTAGATAAATTGCAGGAAGCATTAATTGCCATCATAATTGGAATAATTGTTGTTGCTGCAGGTGCAACATTCATTGTAATGCAGCCAACAGGAAAAGCTCCAACCGGGCCTCCGCCTGAATGTGACTGCGTTATAACTTCTTGTAATACTTCCGTGCCAGAAATAGCTCCAAGCTCAACGAATGATTTAGTTACAGTAAGCTGGAGTTTTAATTCAGGTGACAGAACAGAACTTCAAAGGTCGCTTAATGGGAGTACCTGGAATACAATATACCAAGATGATAATCCAACACAGACCGACCACCAGTACTCTGACATAAGTGTTTCAAACGGAACAAAATATTATTATAGGGCAGTGAATTACGGCCATGCAGTAGAATGCATGTGCGGCCGAGGAGCAGATTGTAGCCTCACTTCAGGCACAGTAAATGTAACGCCTGTTGCCCCCCCTGAAAAACCAACTGTAAGCCCGGGGAATGCACAAGTGAGTGTTTCCTGGAATTCTGTGCAGGGAGCAATAAATTATAAGATTCAAAGGAATGGAACAGATTTAAGCAATACAATTACTGGAACTACTTTCACTGACACAGGCCTAACAAACGGCCTCTCATATTATTATGCCGTTAAAGCCTGCTCTTCAACTGGCTGCAGTGAGCCCTCTGTTCAATCAGATACAGTTGTTCCTTCAGCAGGAAACCAGCCTCCTTCGCTGAACACTTTCGGTCCTTACGCATTAAACCTGCAGAAATTCAGCAATGTGCTGATTAAAGGCACTGCAACAGACTCTGACGGTACAATTGCTTCAATTGACTGGACTTCAAGCGATTGCACTATTCTCTCTCCAATGAAGCAGGGCATAGGCACTGCGACAGCAAACATTGCTGCTACAGCGCAATGCACTCAATTAGGAATAAAGACTGCTGCGCTCACAGCAACAGACAATGCAGGGGCAACAAATTCTGCTCAAGCACAAATTGATGTGTTTAATTTAAAGGTGAATTCAGCTTCAACAAATAAAACCTCGTATCAGGGAGGGGAAACAATTACATTTAATGCTTCATGGATTTCAAGCTATGTTCCTGCAAATGTTTACTTCTGCAAGAGTGCAACAATTAATTCTACTCCACCTTACTGTACGGACTTGGCGTGGTGTTCTATTCCAGTTCTGGACTCAAGCACTAATTCAGGCAGCTGCAATTACAATTCTTCGAATTCCGATACAGGAACAAAAAATTATTATCCCATAATAATTAACTCAAAAGGCTACATTGACAGCGCCTATCCTTCAGGCAGCTTCACTGTAATTCAAAGCAATGACACTCAAGCGCCAACAGTAACAATTACTTCACCCCAAAACAATTCTACAGTTTCAGGCACAGTGACAGTAAATGCAGATGCAAGCGATAATCTTGGGGTCTCAAAAGTTGAATTCTACATTGACGATGACAATATACCCAAGTTAACTGACACTACAGCGCCTTACTCCTATCAGTGGGACACAACAACATACTCTAATGCCCCGCACACAATCAAAGTGAAAGCATACGATGCAGCAGACAATAATGCTTCTGCTTCAATTGCAGTAACAGTAAGCAATAATTTGCCTCAGCCTCCTGCTGTTCCAGCAGGGCTTGCAGGGGCTATAGGAGACACCAATGCAATTCTCAGCTGGATTGCAGTTTCAGGGGCGAACTCTTACACGCTTGGATGGAACACAAACAATTCTTCCTCTTATATTGACATCAATAATATTACAGCAAATTCTTATGTTCACAGGAACCTGAACAACGAAACAACATATTATTATGCTGTCAAGGCCTGCAATGCCAATGGCTGCAGCGCCTTTTCTTCTCCAAATGTTTCAGTCAAGCCAATGGCGTGCACAAGAAAAGGAGATGTAACGCACGATAATACAATAAACTGCACTGACCTGCAGTGGCTCAGTGAAATGTATGCAGGAAGCCCGCGCAGGCAGGCCGACATGTGCGGGGACATGGACAACAGCGGCTTGATAAGCACTATTGACTTAATTAAATTAAGCCATGATTACAACCTGCAGTACTGCGGCGACACACTGCCGCCAATAATTTCAATAACCCGTCCAGTAAATTACGACACAGTCACAGGCACAGTGGATATAAATGCAACAGTTACCGATGTTGGAACAATAACAAAAGCAGAATTATATATTGATGACCTCCTCAAGTCAACTGATACAACTGCCCCTTACGGTTGGTCCTGGAATACAGTGGATTCAAGCGACGGAACCCATACAATTAAAGTTAAAGCCTATGATGCAGCAGGCAATAACGACTTTAATTCAATCATTGTAACAGTAAACAATGAAGGTTACGGGCCCCCTAAAATAAAAAGCTTTAATTGCACTGCAAGCAATCAGTCAGTAACCTTGAGCTGGACTGCAACAGGCAGCCCAACAATATACTACACTTTAAGCAGAGGCCTTTCAGCAGGCTCTTATACCGCAATAAGCAATGCAACAAACATTACCCTCACACAATACCTTGACTCAGGCCTGAGCAATGGAACAACTTACTACTACAAACTGAAGGCAACAAACAATTACAATGGAAGCAGTTCAAGTGAAAGCACCTGCAGTGCAACACCCCAAGCAAGAGTGTGCGGCAATGGAGTAATAGAAACAGGAGAACAATGCGAGGCAGACTCAGACTGCCATCAGCCAACCCATAAATGCGATACAGTGAACAGAAAGTACGGAACAAGGGATGTCTACTGCAGCAGCTGTTCATGCATTGCAGAGGACTGGAGCTGGAATTCAAGCACAAGTTCAGGGTCAGATTACTGCACTGAATGCGCAACCTGTGGCGACGACCAATGCAATTGTAATGAGAGCAAAAGCTCCTGTCCTGCAGACTGCGGAGGCACAACAACTGATACTATACCTCCAGCAAAGCCCTCAGGCCTTGAAGCGCAGGCCGGAAACTCCAAAGTGGAATTAAGCTGGAATGCAAACTCAGAGTCAGATTTATCAAAATACATTGTGTATTACGGCACAAGCTCAGGCTCTTATGGAACTGACATAATAGAAACAACAGGCAATTCAGCAACAGTTTACGAATTGCAGAACGGAACAACATATTATTTTTCGGTAAGGGCTGTTGATTCAAGCGGGAACAAGAGCACTTACTCAGATGAAGTTAGCTCTACACCTCAAGCCTCAATAAGCAATGTCAATCCCCCAAGCAATGTAAAGGCATCCTTCTCTGAAGGAAAGGTGAAACTGCAGTGGAATGAGGCAAGCCCTGCGCCTGATTCCTATGAAATATACAAGAAGCTTTCGACTGAAGGCTCTTACAAGAAAATTTCCTCTACAGGAAATACAAGCTATTATGACTCTGATGTCACTCCAGGAAAAACATACAATTACAAGATTAAGTCAGTGAAAGATGGAATAAAAAGCGATTATTCGGCCAAGGCCTCAATTACAATTCCTGGAGCTCTAGAATGCAATCCAGCAAAAGATGATTACTGCGACACAGCATGCGCGAGAGGAAAGGACCCTGACTGCAGTCCCTGCGTAAAGAACGGAGAATGCGAGAAAGACTTCAATGAAAGCTTCTCCAACTGCCCGGAAGACTGCAAGGAAGGAGTAGACATTGCCTCTCCTGAAATGGGAATAGGCGCAGGAATAGTTGCAGTTGCGGTAGTAATAGCAATAGCCTTCTTTAAGCTCATCCCTGGAACTTAA
- a CDS encoding redox-regulated ATPase YchF — translation MWDLMQIGCVGKPSSGKSTFFSAATLVDVEISMRPFTTIKANTGTAYVNTKCPHLDLGKQCNPINSKCVNGTRLIPIQLLDVAGLIEGSWQGKGMGNSFMSDLMQAQGLIHVLDIAGVTDSIGNPCQRGSHDPAQDIKFLEKEIAHWIKGILTKNWAKISKQASLDPKGPYEALAKNLTGLGITEEDVKGVIKKEDFNEKPDSWNEEALLEFSEKIREKSKPILIAANKIDVEGAQENFERLKKEFPEKKIVACSAESELALRKAAKADIIEYVPGEKEFKLLKQDIPEKQKHALEFIRTHILEKYGSTGVQEAVNETAFSLLDLIAVYPVQDQHKWTSGTGAVLPDSFLLRKGSNAIDLAGKIHTEFVERFVAAIDCRTGQKIGKEHSLKDGDVVKIMLR, via the coding sequence ATGTGGGATTTAATGCAAATAGGTTGTGTTGGCAAGCCGTCGTCAGGCAAGAGTACCTTCTTTAGTGCAGCGACACTTGTTGACGTTGAAATTTCTATGAGGCCATTCACAACAATTAAGGCTAACACTGGCACAGCTTATGTAAATACTAAATGCCCTCATTTAGATCTTGGGAAGCAATGCAACCCCATTAATAGTAAATGTGTTAATGGCACAAGGTTGATTCCAATTCAGTTATTAGATGTGGCTGGTTTAATTGAAGGTAGTTGGCAAGGAAAAGGAATGGGCAATTCTTTTATGTCAGATTTAATGCAAGCACAAGGTTTAATTCATGTATTAGATATTGCGGGAGTCACTGATTCCATTGGAAATCCCTGTCAGCGAGGCTCTCACGACCCTGCCCAGGACATTAAATTCTTGGAGAAAGAGATTGCACACTGGATTAAAGGCATCCTCACAAAAAATTGGGCGAAGATCTCAAAGCAGGCTTCACTCGACCCTAAAGGCCCTTATGAGGCATTAGCAAAAAACCTGACTGGATTGGGCATTACGGAAGAGGACGTGAAAGGCGTAATAAAGAAAGAAGACTTCAATGAAAAACCTGATTCCTGGAACGAGGAAGCATTACTTGAATTCAGCGAGAAGATAAGGGAGAAATCAAAACCTATCTTGATTGCAGCAAACAAGATTGATGTTGAAGGAGCACAAGAGAACTTTGAGAGGCTGAAGAAGGAATTCCCTGAAAAAAAGATTGTGGCCTGCAGCGCTGAATCTGAGTTAGCTTTAAGGAAGGCAGCAAAGGCAGACATAATTGAATATGTTCCAGGAGAAAAGGAATTTAAGTTATTGAAACAGGATATCCCTGAGAAACAAAAGCACGCATTAGAATTTATTAGAACGCACATACTGGAGAAGTATGGAAGTACAGGCGTGCAGGAAGCAGTGAACGAAACAGCCTTCAGCCTACTGGACTTGATTGCTGTCTATCCCGTGCAGGACCAGCATAAGTGGACTTCAGGTACTGGGGCAGTATTACCAGATTCTTTCCTTTTGAGGAAGGGCTCCAATGCAATTGATTTGGCTGGAAAAATCCACACTGAATTCGTTGAAAGGTTTGTTGCAGCAATAGACTGCAGGACAGGACAAAAGATAGGAAAAGAACATTCACTCAAAGACGGAGACGTAGTAAAGATAATGCTTAGATGA
- a CDS encoding replication factor C large subunit — protein MPSQLWTERYFPGNLTEFIGNTDIVEKIVAWANEWKKGKKGKPLLLYGPTGTGKTALAYLIARINNWDIFELNASDFRTKEIIERIVSGAALNASFSGQLRLILLDEIDGLQARDKGGAGAVLAVLKEAQNPVILTANDIYSNRKLAPIKAYCQQLQFKRVNYLSIAKRLKEILELEKVSFDPEAITLLSKNCSGDIRSALIDLQTLSMKGRIEMKDIESLSYREREEDVFKILRKIFTAKEFSEARNPRFSSEISDELLERWIEENIPRHFTEPNDTANAFERLSKADIFNGRIMRRQHYGFLRYSSDLMTVGVSLSKSKDYPGFIMYQFPKLLSSLSKSSGIRATKKGLAEKLSEKIHSSTHEIIGEDLPFIKILFRNKNEAVEFSAQFDLSEEEIAFLLGTKPETKKVKELYEKAQEKKNKIISGKRRAFSGITEFELKRIEETKKIEGEAEESAEEKKETIEEEKQTSLKGFPGK, from the coding sequence ATGCCCTCGCAGCTCTGGACTGAAAGATATTTTCCTGGAAACCTTACGGAATTCATTGGGAATACAGACATAGTTGAAAAGATTGTTGCGTGGGCCAATGAATGGAAGAAGGGAAAGAAAGGCAAGCCATTGCTCTTGTATGGCCCGACAGGAACAGGAAAGACAGCCCTTGCATATCTAATTGCAAGAATCAATAACTGGGACATATTCGAATTGAATGCATCAGACTTCAGGACAAAAGAAATAATTGAAAGGATTGTCTCAGGAGCAGCATTGAACGCAAGCTTTTCAGGGCAATTAAGGCTAATCCTCTTAGATGAAATTGACGGTCTTCAAGCCAGAGACAAAGGAGGGGCTGGAGCAGTTCTCGCAGTGCTCAAAGAAGCACAAAACCCAGTAATCCTTACAGCAAACGACATTTACTCCAACAGAAAGCTTGCGCCAATAAAAGCCTACTGCCAGCAACTCCAATTCAAGCGCGTTAACTATCTCTCAATAGCAAAAAGGCTGAAAGAAATACTGGAATTGGAGAAGGTTTCCTTTGACCCTGAAGCAATAACTCTCCTCTCAAAAAACTGTTCAGGCGACATAAGGTCTGCATTAATTGACCTGCAAACACTTTCCATGAAAGGAAGAATTGAAATGAAAGACATTGAAAGCCTTTCCTACAGGGAAAGAGAAGAAGATGTCTTCAAAATTCTGAGGAAGATCTTCACTGCAAAAGAATTCAGTGAAGCCCGCAATCCAAGATTCTCTTCAGAGATAAGCGATGAACTCCTGGAGAGATGGATTGAAGAAAACATTCCAAGGCACTTCACTGAACCAAATGATACAGCAAATGCTTTTGAGCGCCTGAGCAAGGCAGACATATTTAATGGCAGAATAATGAGGAGGCAGCATTACGGCTTCCTCCGTTATTCCTCGGATTTAATGACTGTTGGTGTTTCCCTTTCAAAATCAAAAGACTACCCTGGCTTCATAATGTACCAGTTCCCAAAGCTTTTGAGCTCCTTAAGCAAGAGCTCAGGCATTAGAGCAACAAAGAAAGGCCTTGCAGAAAAATTAAGCGAGAAAATCCATTCCTCAACACATGAAATCATTGGAGAAGACCTTCCCTTCATTAAAATCCTTTTCAGGAACAAAAATGAGGCGGTAGAATTCAGCGCGCAATTCGATTTAAGCGAAGAAGAAATTGCCTTCCTGCTCGGAACAAAGCCTGAAACAAAAAAAGTCAAAGAATTATACGAGAAAGCGCAGGAGAAGAAAAACAAAATCATTTCAGGCAAGAGGAGAGCCTTTTCAGGCATCACAGAATTCGAGCTGAAAAGAATAGAAGAAACAAAAAAAATTGAGGGGGAGGCAGAAGAGAGCGCAGAAGAAAAAAAGGAAACCATAGAAGAAGAAAAGCAAACTTCCCTGAAGGGTTTCCCGGGAAAATAA
- a CDS encoding class I SAM-dependent methyltransferase, which translates to MFKRKMPLEKFEGLKEKLREKRIKEAKLIKKLRKKDRRLLPSIFYVRGRSLKRYNFLFGTDISQLINKKLRQKEKISVLDVGAGKGRALLELKKQFGNKIITSSISLTRPKLANKKIKGTTFKAIDNVHLGRIENYKKLKKYDVIISLTGISWSTDMTKAVKNVYNSLNVGGIAFLHLLPIQLSYVTAMLNKKKIECEPCGFGIFKGIIIEKKEGYKQL; encoded by the coding sequence ATGTTTAAACGCAAAATGCCTCTTGAGAAATTTGAAGGGTTAAAGGAAAAACTCAGAGAAAAAAGAATAAAAGAGGCAAAACTTATCAAAAAATTGAGAAAGAAAGACAGGAGATTATTGCCCTCAATTTTTTATGTAAGAGGACGGAGTTTAAAAAGATATAATTTTCTGTTTGGAACAGATATTTCCCAACTCATCAATAAAAAATTAAGACAGAAAGAAAAAATAAGCGTGCTTGACGTTGGGGCTGGCAAAGGACGCGCTTTACTTGAATTAAAAAAACAATTTGGAAATAAAATTATTACTTCAAGCATTTCTTTAACAAGACCGAAGCTTGCAAATAAAAAAATAAAAGGAACGACCTTCAAAGCAATAGATAACGTACATCTTGGAAGAATTGAGAATTATAAGAAACTAAAAAAATACGATGTAATCATTTCACTTACCGGGATTTCTTGGTCGACAGACATGACCAAAGCAGTAAAAAATGTTTATAATTCATTAAATGTTGGGGGGATAGCATTTCTGCATCTGCTTCCAATCCAGTTGTCGTATGTTACAGCTATGCTTAATAAAAAAAAGATTGAATGTGAACCTTGCGGTTTTGGAATATTTAAAGGCATTATAATTGAAAAAAAGGAAGGCTACAAACAATTATGA